The Fuerstiella sp. genome includes a window with the following:
- a CDS encoding HEAT repeat domain-containing protein, with product MNTSLTCTHFTAGITVLTSMYIVTVLPAQAVDSPESSREYKLLTVLRSDAPGAEKAIACKNLAIYGSSEAVPELAKLLDSPKFSSWARIALEAIPGQAADEALRTAADSLEGRLLIGTINSIGVRRDAGAVESLTVKLQDSNEDVASAAAVALGHIGTPAATESLRSSLASASDTVRSAIAEGCVLCAERLHAEGNSIAATEIYDEVRSADVPLQRIIEATRGAILARAQDGIPLLLEILRSSDEKLFQLALGTAREFPGDQLDRTLAAEIRQATPKRTALIIQAMADRPDTLVLDAVLTSAQQGPKLVRLSALDALERVGNDSCLSPLLEIAVENDADLSQAARDTIAVLPGQNIDAQIVKRLQQSGRDSDPLMLELVGRRRVDAVPDVLTALQHTDETVRHAALIALGETVTLNQLSVLISQVVAPTHPEDLTVAERALRAACVRMPDRDTCATQLKNAVSGSSPGTKTTLLEIVSEVGGSRALETLAQAAKSRDPEQQDTASRLLGKWNNLTAAPILLDLAQTSPQNKYRIRGLRGYLGLARKFARGQERAEMCRQAIDTAIRTEEQTLALDVLVLRPDIEGLKVTVNAQKLPELQETAAEATLAIAERLRSKGVDISQIITLEETK from the coding sequence ATGAATACAAGTCTCACCTGTACTCACTTCACCGCAGGTATCACGGTTCTGACTTCGATGTACATCGTCACTGTTTTACCGGCACAAGCCGTTGACAGTCCCGAATCATCCCGTGAGTACAAACTGCTGACCGTCCTCAGATCTGATGCTCCCGGTGCAGAAAAGGCGATCGCCTGCAAGAATCTGGCCATCTACGGATCCAGTGAAGCCGTCCCGGAACTGGCCAAACTGCTGGACAGCCCGAAGTTCTCTTCCTGGGCCAGAATTGCTCTGGAAGCGATTCCGGGGCAGGCGGCTGATGAAGCGCTGCGGACTGCAGCGGACTCACTGGAAGGACGGTTGCTGATCGGCACGATTAATTCGATTGGTGTTCGTCGAGATGCAGGCGCTGTTGAATCTCTTACAGTAAAGCTGCAGGATTCAAATGAAGACGTCGCTTCTGCCGCAGCCGTTGCTCTGGGACATATTGGAACTCCGGCAGCCACAGAGTCACTTCGTTCTTCGCTGGCATCAGCATCCGATACCGTCCGATCGGCAATTGCTGAAGGCTGTGTTCTGTGTGCCGAGCGACTTCACGCTGAAGGCAATTCCATCGCGGCCACAGAGATTTACGATGAGGTGCGCAGCGCCGACGTTCCCCTTCAAAGAATCATTGAAGCGACCCGCGGTGCCATTCTGGCTCGTGCTCAGGACGGTATTCCTCTGTTGCTGGAAATCCTGCGATCATCAGACGAGAAGCTGTTCCAGCTGGCTCTCGGTACGGCCCGTGAATTTCCTGGCGACCAGCTCGACAGAACCCTGGCAGCTGAGATCCGGCAGGCAACACCCAAACGAACAGCGCTGATCATTCAGGCGATGGCCGACCGTCCCGACACACTGGTTTTGGATGCAGTTCTGACATCCGCCCAACAGGGCCCAAAACTGGTTCGGCTTTCGGCGCTCGATGCTCTGGAACGAGTTGGAAACGATTCCTGCCTGTCACCCTTACTGGAAATTGCCGTTGAGAATGATGCCGACCTGTCACAGGCCGCCAGGGATACGATTGCAGTTCTTCCAGGTCAAAACATCGACGCACAGATCGTGAAACGTCTGCAACAATCGGGACGCGACAGTGACCCGCTGATGCTGGAGCTGGTCGGACGCAGACGTGTCGATGCAGTCCCGGACGTTTTGACAGCCCTGCAACATACTGATGAAACTGTCCGTCATGCGGCCCTGATCGCTCTGGGTGAAACCGTGACACTCAATCAACTCTCTGTGCTGATCTCTCAGGTTGTCGCACCAACACACCCCGAAGATCTCACCGTGGCTGAGCGGGCGCTCAGAGCAGCCTGCGTCCGCATGCCGGACCGTGACACATGTGCCACTCAACTTAAGAATGCCGTATCCGGATCATCGCCAGGCACAAAAACAACACTTCTTGAAATCGTCAGTGAAGTCGGCGGAAGCAGGGCACTTGAAACACTTGCACAAGCCGCAAAAAGTCGGGATCCGGAACAGCAGGACACCGCAAGTCGTTTGCTTGGTAAGTGGAATAACCTCACCGCAGCACCCATCCTGCTTGATCTGGCACAGACATCCCCGCAAAACAAATACAGAATCCGCGGGTTACGAGGTTATCTGGGACTGGCGAGAAAATTTGCGAGAGGACAAGAGCGTGCTGAAATGTGCCGTCAGGCCATCGATACGGCCATTCGGACCGAGGAACAAACGCTGGCCCTGGATGTTCTCGTACTCCGTCCGGACATCGAGGGACTCAAAGTCACGGTGAACGCACAAAAGCTTCCTGAATTGCAGGAAACGGCTGCGGAAGCGACCCTGGCCATTGCGGAAAGACTTCGAAGTAAAGGAGTCGATATCAGTCAAATCATCACACTTGAAGAAACGAAATAA
- a CDS encoding sulfatase-like hydrolase/transferase, whose translation MRCVLIGLISVCLLFSRQASADRPNVLFLFADDQAFDTVRATGNSEIQTPNIDRLVAQGTTFTHAFNQGGWHGAVCVASRTMMVTGLNLWNARRAESDLNTTWVSQHRLWPQLMSSRGYQTFFSGKWHVKAPVTQLFDVVRHVRKGMPQQTESGYNRPSSEDDRNWLPWDRSRGGYWDGGKHWSEVLADDGVDYLKMAADDERPFFMYLAFNAPHDPRQSPQEFVDRYPAEQLQLPANFLTEYPWDIGSNRIRDEQLAPFPRTKHAVKVHRQEYYAIITHMDHQIGRILTALEETGQADNTWIFFTADHGLACGQHGLLGKQNMYDHSVRVPFVICGPGVPQGARNGHRIYLQSVMATSLELAGGPVPEHVQFESLMQSVKQSSSEVTGTVSAAYVDVQRMVTVGKHKLILYPKISRRLLFDLQADPQETRDLSQDSSTLTLQRQLFAKLRQQQQLTGDSLDMITPYPELLPESAL comes from the coding sequence ATGCGCTGTGTTCTGATCGGATTGATTTCTGTGTGTTTGCTGTTCAGCAGACAGGCCTCCGCTGACCGGCCAAATGTTCTGTTTCTGTTTGCGGATGATCAGGCATTTGACACGGTACGCGCCACAGGCAACTCCGAGATTCAGACTCCCAATATCGACCGACTGGTGGCTCAGGGGACCACGTTCACTCATGCCTTCAATCAGGGAGGCTGGCATGGAGCGGTTTGTGTGGCCAGCCGCACCATGATGGTCACGGGCCTTAATCTGTGGAATGCCCGTCGGGCAGAGTCCGATCTGAACACGACCTGGGTGTCACAACACAGACTGTGGCCTCAGCTGATGTCGAGTCGGGGATACCAGACGTTCTTTTCCGGCAAGTGGCACGTGAAGGCTCCGGTGACTCAGCTGTTTGATGTGGTCCGGCATGTACGCAAAGGAATGCCTCAACAAACCGAATCCGGATACAACAGACCTTCGTCTGAGGATGACAGGAACTGGTTGCCTTGGGATCGCAGCCGTGGGGGATACTGGGATGGTGGAAAACACTGGAGTGAAGTGCTGGCCGACGACGGCGTTGATTATCTGAAGATGGCTGCCGACGACGAGCGTCCGTTTTTTATGTATCTGGCCTTCAATGCACCCCACGATCCGCGTCAGTCGCCTCAGGAGTTTGTTGACCGCTATCCGGCAGAGCAGTTGCAGCTGCCGGCGAACTTTTTGACGGAGTATCCGTGGGACATTGGCAGCAATCGGATTCGGGACGAACAGCTGGCCCCGTTTCCCAGAACGAAACATGCCGTAAAGGTCCATCGTCAGGAATACTATGCCATTATCACACACATGGATCATCAGATCGGGCGAATTCTCACTGCCCTTGAGGAAACCGGGCAGGCCGATAATACCTGGATTTTCTTTACGGCGGATCACGGTCTGGCCTGCGGGCAGCACGGTCTGCTGGGAAAGCAGAATATGTACGATCACAGCGTGCGTGTTCCGTTTGTGATCTGTGGTCCGGGAGTACCACAGGGTGCCAGAAACGGACACCGAATTTATCTGCAAAGTGTGATGGCGACCTCTCTGGAACTTGCGGGGGGCCCAGTGCCGGAACATGTTCAGTTTGAGAGTCTGATGCAGTCTGTGAAACAGAGTTCATCTGAAGTCACCGGGACGGTCAGTGCTGCGTATGTCGATGTGCAGCGAATGGTGACCGTGGGAAAACATAAACTGATTCTTTATCCAAAGATCTCCCGAAGGTTGCTGTTTGACCTGCAGGCCGATCCTCAGGAAACCCGCGATTTGTCGCAGGATTCTTCAACCCTGACACTGCAGAGGCAGTTGTTTGCAAAGCTGAGACAGCAACAGCAGCTCACAGGGGACTCTCTTGACATGATCACGCCGTATCCGGAACTGCTGCCTGAATCAGCCTTATAA
- a CDS encoding Gfo/Idh/MocA family oxidoreductase yields MSKQTTQVPRRHFLQSAATATGAAVAPMIIPGSALGRNGAVAPSERIVVGGIGIGRRGGYDLGCFLQENDVQFTAVADIKQKRRGEVKKIVDDHYGNQNCDTYRDFRDILDRSDIDAVLIATGPNWHATAAMTAAKAGKDMYCEKPVTKNISQSLILADTMRRTGRVFQAGTQRRNLPHFAFACELARTGKLGKLKKVYAHPAGMQAMMSGWLVPETEPDKEVVDWDMYLGPAAWRPFNSAHLDGFNFEKGGGLVGGGVLEWGSHCVDLCQWAVDDCLPPVVYDAPKNGELVARYENGTELIFRETGWIPLGSCPVRFEGETGWVEAGDSGKMVLSSPELLAGRRVDEIGGYPATFHVRDFLDCVKTRGLTKGNALAACNAHIACHAANIALHLDRQVKYDNVAHEFIDDVQANRLRSEALREPWRL; encoded by the coding sequence ATGTCGAAACAGACCACACAGGTTCCTCGCCGTCATTTTCTGCAATCCGCAGCAACCGCGACCGGGGCCGCCGTAGCCCCCATGATTATCCCTGGTTCAGCGTTGGGACGAAACGGCGCCGTCGCTCCCAGTGAACGTATCGTGGTCGGCGGCATCGGTATCGGTCGCCGGGGCGGTTATGACCTGGGCTGTTTTCTTCAGGAAAACGATGTCCAGTTTACAGCGGTTGCCGACATCAAGCAGAAACGCCGGGGGGAAGTGAAAAAGATCGTTGATGACCACTACGGGAATCAGAACTGCGATACTTATCGTGACTTTCGTGACATCCTCGACCGCAGTGATATTGACGCAGTGCTGATTGCCACCGGCCCCAACTGGCATGCCACAGCTGCTATGACCGCTGCCAAAGCCGGGAAGGATATGTATTGCGAAAAGCCGGTCACGAAGAACATCAGCCAGAGTTTGATTCTGGCTGATACGATGCGACGCACGGGGCGAGTGTTTCAGGCGGGAACTCAGCGACGAAATCTTCCTCACTTTGCTTTTGCCTGTGAGCTGGCTCGCACAGGAAAACTGGGCAAACTCAAAAAAGTCTACGCCCACCCGGCCGGGATGCAGGCCATGATGAGCGGCTGGCTGGTCCCCGAAACGGAACCGGATAAAGAAGTCGTGGACTGGGACATGTACCTCGGGCCAGCCGCATGGCGACCATTCAACTCCGCGCACCTGGACGGATTCAATTTCGAAAAGGGCGGGGGGCTGGTCGGCGGCGGTGTGCTCGAATGGGGTTCGCACTGTGTGGATCTTTGCCAGTGGGCCGTCGACGACTGCCTGCCACCGGTGGTCTATGATGCACCAAAAAACGGCGAACTGGTCGCTCGATATGAAAACGGCACTGAACTGATTTTTCGGGAGACCGGCTGGATTCCTCTGGGTTCCTGCCCGGTTCGGTTCGAAGGAGAAACCGGCTGGGTCGAAGCGGGTGACAGCGGCAAAATGGTTCTGAGTTCTCCGGAATTGCTGGCAGGTCGACGTGTGGACGAAATCGGTGGTTATCCGGCAACATTCCATGTCCGGGATTTTCTGGACTGTGTGAAAACCCGAGGCCTCACCAAAGGCAATGCCCTGGCGGCGTGCAACGCACATATCGCCTGTCACGCCGCAAATATCGCACTGCATCTGGATCGCCAGGTGAAGTACGACAACGTGGCACACGAGTTCATCGATGACGTGCAGGCCAATCGTCTGAGATCAGAAGCACTTCGGGAACCATGGCGGCTGTAA
- a CDS encoding phytanoyl-CoA dioxygenase family protein: MSQVAADDVSGAIRSLETEGYVVLENAVSADVAAELGASVMNAPQRAPGVTGYEFVVCLLNYDVRFLQLAMHPTVLALAGHLLAGRTEPAPNAFAWPADDQLRLGCVDGLVAHGRSDAGWWHMDSPMGQLNQSRPLPDFPILVNAIWMLSEFSEQTGATRAIPGSQRHRRLPPATQESLDGEVFCCGSPGSVAIIPNTMWHAAGANQTEQPRIGVACNYLPWWVGRLTMDMYPVSREVWETFPPEAQRLTKHQLDWNTDFQGDLTEVSSDKDSNDGSGK, encoded by the coding sequence ATGAGTCAGGTTGCTGCAGACGATGTGTCAGGGGCGATTCGGTCGCTGGAGACCGAAGGATACGTTGTGCTGGAAAACGCGGTGTCGGCCGATGTCGCTGCGGAACTGGGGGCATCGGTGATGAATGCTCCGCAGCGGGCTCCCGGGGTGACGGGTTACGAATTTGTGGTGTGTCTGCTGAATTACGATGTTCGGTTTCTGCAGCTGGCGATGCATCCAACTGTGCTGGCCCTGGCAGGACATTTACTGGCCGGTCGAACTGAGCCTGCGCCAAATGCGTTTGCCTGGCCGGCGGATGATCAGTTGAGACTGGGCTGCGTTGATGGTCTGGTGGCGCACGGCAGGAGTGATGCCGGATGGTGGCATATGGATTCACCAATGGGGCAGCTGAACCAGTCACGCCCGTTACCCGACTTTCCAATTTTGGTCAACGCGATCTGGATGCTGTCCGAATTCAGCGAACAAACAGGTGCGACTCGCGCCATTCCTGGCAGCCAGCGACACCGGCGATTGCCGCCTGCCACACAGGAATCTCTGGATGGCGAAGTCTTCTGTTGCGGATCGCCTGGAAGTGTGGCCATCATTCCCAACACCATGTGGCATGCAGCGGGTGCGAATCAGACCGAACAGCCTCGGATCGGTGTTGCCTGCAATTACCTGCCCTGGTGGGTGGGCCGTCTGACGATGGACATGTATCCCGTCAGTCGTGAAGTCTGGGAGACATTCCCTCCCGAAGCGCAGCGACTTACCAAACATCAGCTGGACTGGAATACGGACTTTCAGGGTGACCTGACAGAGGTGTCATCTGACAAAGACAGCAACGATGGATCCGGGAAGTAA
- a CDS encoding PSD1 and planctomycete cytochrome C domain-containing protein, whose product MIRKNLILICLLILSPAGTSAEVTHSGVDFSRDILPLLSDNCFKCHGPDEANRQAELRLDKHESAVTALASGLTAVVPGNSGDSELFVRVSSDDPDLKMPPPDSGKKLSETQIGLIKEWIDGGAEWSGHWAFQTPKKPNIMPVTENRQTNNAIDNFIHAKLKTIGLASEHRASKETLIRRVTLDLTGLPATIQDVDQFLADESDKAFERVVDRLLDSEQYGEHMARIWLDAARYGDTHGLHFDNERSIWPYRDWVIRSFNDNQPFDQFTIEQIAGDLLPGPTVSQRVATGFNRCNVTTSEGGSIDDEYYVRYAVDRVETTSTVWLGLTAGCAACHDHKFDPITQKEFYQLFSYFFSLTERAMDGNALLPPPIVKVPTAKQQKHQKQYREELAAAGSQIDTLLAKINYADPKPTEPLGALTEEEFVWVDDEIPAGAKPAGDTPWQFVEAPDHPVHSGKKSAVRTGRSNEITQHLFTDPTEKLKLPGQTKLFAWAYLDPENPPLTLQLQFNDGTWEHRATWGADKAHGAGKNDASNRHMGELPETGKWVRLEVSAEAVGLVFGSELNGWAFTQVGGTVHWDTAGIVHPSLSAEQKRSLYAWEQFRTKTNHTRLPDEIQQVLDIDNAERTPEQTEQLTHYYLKYVNPDSRIQLDAPLKRQTNLETKLDDLENAIPATLVMEDRLEPRQAHVLERGQYTEKRQPVSSTVPVWLAPPVENAPSNRLGLAQWLVQPQHPLTSRVTVNRFWQQFFGTGLVKTSEDFGVQGEHPSHPKLLDWLAVDFIESGWDVKRMLKQIVMSATYQQASHVSPEKLAADPKNRFLARGPRFRLDAEVIRDQALAVSGLLTETIGGRSVKPYQPAGLWKPVGFGGSNTATFVQDKGEKLFRRSMYTFWKRTVPPPSMATFDAPDRETCQVRRARTNTPLQALVLMNDVQYVEAARKFAERVMTESDSSVDERAVFAFRSVLNRRPNVAEQGSLTRLFHQSLTQFRNDSKAAEKLLSAGESPRNEQLDPDELAAWSMVTHLLLNLSETVTKE is encoded by the coding sequence ATGATTCGAAAAAACTTAATTTTAATTTGTCTGCTGATATTATCGCCTGCAGGAACATCGGCTGAAGTCACCCACTCCGGTGTGGACTTCAGTCGCGATATCCTGCCACTGCTGTCCGACAACTGTTTCAAGTGTCATGGTCCGGATGAAGCCAATCGACAGGCCGAATTACGGCTGGACAAACACGAATCGGCAGTGACTGCGTTGGCGTCCGGTTTGACTGCAGTTGTGCCTGGAAACAGCGGGGACAGTGAGTTGTTCGTGCGTGTCTCCTCCGATGACCCTGATCTGAAGATGCCACCTCCGGATTCAGGAAAGAAGCTGAGCGAAACACAGATTGGCCTGATCAAAGAATGGATTGATGGCGGAGCCGAATGGTCGGGGCACTGGGCCTTTCAGACACCAAAGAAACCGAACATCATGCCGGTGACGGAAAACCGGCAAACAAACAACGCCATCGACAACTTTATCCATGCCAAACTGAAGACAATCGGTCTGGCGTCCGAACATCGGGCTTCGAAGGAAACACTGATCCGTCGAGTAACCCTGGACCTGACGGGGCTGCCTGCCACGATTCAGGATGTCGATCAGTTTCTCGCTGATGAATCCGACAAGGCGTTTGAACGTGTTGTGGATCGTTTACTGGATTCCGAACAATACGGGGAACACATGGCGCGTATCTGGCTGGATGCCGCTCGATACGGAGACACTCACGGTCTGCATTTCGACAACGAACGATCGATCTGGCCGTATCGCGACTGGGTGATCCGATCCTTCAACGATAATCAGCCGTTTGATCAGTTTACGATCGAACAAATCGCCGGAGATCTGCTACCCGGCCCCACAGTGAGTCAACGAGTTGCAACAGGATTCAATCGATGTAACGTGACAACCAGCGAAGGTGGTTCCATCGATGATGAATACTACGTGCGCTACGCAGTCGATCGTGTTGAAACCACATCCACGGTCTGGCTGGGTCTGACAGCCGGCTGCGCCGCGTGTCATGATCATAAGTTTGATCCGATCACGCAGAAAGAATTCTATCAGCTGTTCTCCTACTTCTTCAGCCTCACCGAAAGAGCCATGGACGGGAACGCTCTGCTGCCGCCCCCGATTGTCAAAGTTCCAACGGCGAAGCAGCAGAAGCACCAAAAGCAGTACCGTGAAGAACTGGCTGCTGCCGGCAGTCAAATCGACACTCTGTTGGCCAAAATCAACTACGCCGATCCGAAGCCGACGGAACCTTTGGGTGCCCTGACCGAAGAAGAGTTCGTCTGGGTCGATGACGAAATACCAGCCGGGGCAAAACCGGCTGGTGACACTCCGTGGCAGTTCGTGGAAGCTCCTGATCATCCGGTACACAGCGGCAAAAAATCTGCGGTGCGTACCGGTCGAAGCAATGAAATCACCCAGCACCTGTTCACCGACCCGACCGAAAAACTGAAACTTCCGGGGCAGACAAAACTGTTTGCCTGGGCGTACCTGGATCCTGAAAATCCACCGCTGACGCTGCAGTTGCAGTTCAATGACGGCACGTGGGAACATCGTGCCACCTGGGGAGCGGACAAAGCACACGGGGCCGGGAAAAATGATGCCTCAAACCGGCACATGGGCGAACTGCCGGAAACCGGAAAATGGGTACGCCTGGAAGTCTCTGCCGAAGCCGTGGGCCTGGTGTTCGGGTCCGAACTCAATGGCTGGGCCTTTACACAGGTCGGAGGCACCGTTCACTGGGACACCGCCGGAATCGTACACCCGTCGCTTTCTGCGGAACAAAAGCGTTCTCTGTATGCCTGGGAACAGTTTCGCACAAAGACAAATCACACCAGGCTTCCGGATGAAATCCAGCAGGTTCTGGATATTGACAATGCCGAACGAACGCCCGAACAAACCGAACAACTGACTCACTATTATCTCAAATACGTAAATCCGGATTCACGGATACAGCTGGACGCACCACTGAAACGACAGACAAACCTCGAAACCAAACTGGATGACCTGGAAAACGCGATTCCCGCCACACTGGTGATGGAAGACCGTTTGGAACCGCGGCAGGCTCATGTGCTGGAACGAGGACAATACACCGAAAAGCGCCAACCGGTGTCATCGACGGTCCCCGTATGGCTGGCTCCTCCTGTTGAAAATGCCCCCTCCAATCGGCTTGGGCTGGCGCAATGGCTGGTTCAGCCACAGCATCCGCTTACATCGCGTGTGACAGTGAACCGATTCTGGCAGCAGTTCTTTGGTACCGGCCTGGTAAAAACATCTGAAGACTTTGGAGTTCAGGGTGAACATCCGTCTCATCCAAAACTGCTGGACTGGCTGGCCGTGGACTTCATTGAATCCGGCTGGGACGTAAAACGAATGCTGAAGCAGATCGTGATGTCGGCGACCTATCAACAGGCCTCACATGTGTCACCCGAAAAACTGGCGGCAGATCCCAAAAATCGTTTCCTGGCACGCGGCCCCAGATTTCGACTGGATGCCGAAGTGATTCGCGACCAGGCGCTGGCCGTGAGTGGATTGCTGACTGAGACGATTGGTGGGCGAAGTGTTAAGCCGTACCAGCCGGCCGGGCTGTGGAAACCCGTCGGTTTTGGCGGCAGCAACACCGCCACCTTCGTTCAGGACAAAGGTGAAAAGCTCTTCCGTCGCAGCATGTACACCTTCTGGAAACGAACGGTTCCTCCCCCGTCAATGGCCACATTTGACGCTCCCGATCGTGAAACGTGTCAGGTTCGCCGGGCACGCACTAATACTCCACTGCAGGCCCTGGTACTCATGAACGACGTGCAGTACGTCGAGGCGGCTCGTAAATTCGCCGAACGTGTGATGACCGAAAGTGATTCCAGCGTCGACGAGCGTGCGGTATTCGCTTTCCGTTCGGTATTGAACCGACGTCCGAATGTTGCGGAACAGGGATCACTGACACGTCTGTTCCACCAGAGTCTGACTCAGTTCAGAAATGACTCCAAAGCAGCTGAAAAGCTGTTGTCGGCCGGCGAGTCACCTCGCAACGAACAGCTCGATCCTGATGAACTGGCTGCCTGGTCCATGGTGACTCACCTGCTGCTGAATTTGAGTGAAACAGTGACAAAGGAATAG
- a CDS encoding DUF1501 domain-containing protein: MHPIRETELLETRRHFFGRTSTGIGSAALGSLVNPQLFADNTAASADPAGGLPGLPHSAARAKRVIYLFMSGAPSQLDMWDYKPMMNDWFDRDLPDSVRNGQRITTMTSGQKRFPIAPSTFRFRQHGDCGMQVSELLPYTGKMVDDLAVIKTIHTEAINHDPAITYIQTGSQLPGRPSTGAWFSYGLGSLNQNLPAFMVLHSTVNGSFGGQALYSRLWGSGFLSTRHQGVSLRSTGDPVLYLSNPDGMSESMRRRMLDELMLLNSQRFDEVGDPEIQSRITQYEMAYRMQTSVPELTDISGESRQTLELYGPDVSTPGTFAANCLLARRMAERGVRFTQIFIRKWDQHSNLPKDIRRQCRIIDQPCYALVQDLKQRGLLEDTLVIWGGEFGRTIYCQGSLSRKKYGRDHHPRCYTKWMAGAGIKGGTEYGKTDDFSYNIVENPVHIHDLNATILQQLGIDHERLTYRHQGRDFRLTDVHGSVVKGILA; encoded by the coding sequence ATGCATCCCATCCGAGAAACAGAGCTCCTCGAAACCCGGCGACACTTCTTTGGCCGAACGTCAACCGGAATCGGTTCCGCAGCTCTGGGTTCGCTGGTCAATCCTCAGCTATTCGCAGACAACACTGCGGCTTCCGCAGATCCAGCCGGTGGACTTCCGGGTCTGCCGCACTCTGCTGCGAGGGCAAAACGTGTGATCTATCTGTTCATGTCCGGTGCGCCGTCTCAGCTGGACATGTGGGACTACAAGCCCATGATGAATGACTGGTTCGACAGAGACTTGCCAGACTCAGTGCGCAACGGCCAGCGTATCACCACAATGACTTCGGGGCAAAAACGTTTTCCGATTGCGCCATCGACCTTTCGTTTTCGACAGCACGGCGACTGTGGAATGCAGGTCAGTGAACTCTTACCGTATACCGGGAAAATGGTGGACGATCTGGCAGTGATTAAGACGATTCACACGGAAGCGATCAATCACGATCCGGCAATCACCTACATTCAAACCGGCAGTCAGTTGCCTGGTCGTCCGAGTACCGGTGCGTGGTTTTCCTATGGTCTGGGCAGCCTGAACCAAAACCTGCCGGCGTTTATGGTACTGCACTCCACAGTCAACGGCAGTTTCGGGGGACAGGCTCTGTATTCGCGGCTGTGGGGATCCGGTTTTCTGTCCACCCGACACCAGGGAGTCAGCCTGCGGTCAACCGGTGATCCGGTCCTGTATCTGTCTAACCCCGATGGTATGTCCGAGTCCATGCGACGGCGTATGCTGGATGAACTCATGCTGCTGAATAGCCAGAGATTCGATGAAGTCGGAGATCCCGAAATTCAGTCTCGTATTACTCAGTATGAAATGGCCTATCGTATGCAGACATCGGTTCCGGAATTGACCGACATTTCCGGTGAATCCAGGCAGACACTGGAACTGTACGGTCCGGACGTCTCCACGCCCGGGACGTTCGCAGCAAATTGCCTGCTGGCACGCCGTATGGCCGAACGTGGCGTTCGGTTCACCCAGATTTTTATCCGCAAGTGGGATCAGCACAGCAATCTTCCCAAAGACATCCGGCGTCAGTGTCGCATCATCGATCAGCCATGTTATGCCCTCGTCCAGGACCTCAAACAGCGCGGCCTGCTGGAAGACACACTGGTGATCTGGGGTGGAGAATTCGGACGTACAATTTATTGCCAGGGTAGTTTGTCCAGGAAAAAATATGGGCGCGACCATCACCCTCGATGCTACACCAAATGGATGGCCGGAGCGGGAATCAAAGGCGGGACCGAATACGGCAAGACGGACGACTTCAGCTACAACATCGTGGAAAACCCCGTACACATCCATGACCTGAATGCGACAATTCTGCAGCAGCTGGGAATCGATCACGAACGTCTGACCTATCGGCACCAGGGACGCGACTTCCGCCTGACCGATGTACACGGAAGTGTCGTCAAAGGGATTTTGGCGTAG